One window from the genome of Candidatus Atribacteria bacterium encodes:
- a CDS encoding lipocalin-like domain-containing protein, which yields MAQNPFIGTWRLVSCELRSADGQISYPFGQDAVGYIMYNEDGYMSVAIMGTNRPTFASGDIRGGSTEEKVATADTYLSYCGRYELQRDKVIHHIEVSFFPNWVDVDQERIYEFDRDRLSLSTPPFLVSDMQQTAHLIWERV from the coding sequence ATGGCACAGAATCCTTTTATTGGCACCTGGAGACTGGTATCTTGTGAACTCAGGAGTGCGGATGGCCAGATCAGCTACCCATTCGGTCAAGATGCTGTGGGGTACATTATGTACAACGAGGATGGATACATGTCCGTAGCTATTATGGGAACCAACCGACCTACGTTTGCTTCTGGAGACATCAGGGGAGGAAGTACGGAGGAAAAGGTGGCAACCGCAGACACCTACCTCTCTTATTGTGGTCGGTATGAGCTTCAGAGAGACAAAGTCATTCATCACATCGAAGTCAGCTTCTTTCCCAATTGGGTTGATGTGGATCAAGAACGCATCTATGAATTTGATAGGGATAGACTGTCGTTAAGTACGCCTCCGTTTCTGGTAAGCGACATGCAGCAGACTGCACATCTGATCTGGGAACGTGTCTGA
- a CDS encoding GMC family oxidoreductase yields MIHALKQMSSEKNYDYIIVGSGPGGATLAKELSGKTKDILIVEYGPRFTKTGAIRVTPIFLNKEKVHLKTDGGIWVGRARILGGSSYVAMGNAVTPPKKIFKEWGIDLSQELESARKDLRVNPMPTHFMGEGTKRINEAVKSLGWEMKPTPKCVDFTKCLNCGQCMFGCPTGAKWTALEFIDEATENGADLLLDTEVTEVLHENGRVTGIRATRKGNTFQIYGKNIILSAGALETPRILQNSGIPEAGKGLAMDVYQATYGYTEDVGMKNEIILGTYLEQLIKEKEFFAATYMYIPLYLVKDIEGYAPEKLSLANQIKIVFKSRRINASRLIGMMTKIRDEMNGEVSNDGTIRKNLTKKDKEKLEEAYEINRKILIDAGANPNTIYKGSYESGHPCCTAPIGKVVDEHQETRITGLFVSDASIFPSPLGMPPILTIVAFSKRLAKYLLS; encoded by the coding sequence ATGATACATGCTTTAAAACAAATGTCTTCTGAGAAAAACTATGATTATATTATTGTCGGTTCAGGTCCTGGAGGTGCTACTCTGGCCAAAGAATTATCCGGGAAAACAAAAGATATTCTTATTGTAGAATACGGTCCAAGATTTACCAAGACAGGAGCTATAAGGGTTACCCCAATTTTTCTTAACAAAGAAAAGGTGCATCTGAAAACTGACGGAGGAATATGGGTTGGAAGAGCCCGTATTTTAGGTGGTTCTTCTTATGTAGCTATGGGAAATGCCGTCACCCCTCCCAAGAAGATATTTAAAGAATGGGGGATCGATCTATCCCAAGAGCTTGAATCTGCCAGAAAAGACTTGCGAGTCAATCCCATGCCTACTCATTTTATGGGAGAGGGTACCAAACGGATAAATGAAGCAGTTAAATCCCTGGGTTGGGAGATGAAGCCGACACCCAAATGTGTTGATTTCACTAAATGTCTAAATTGTGGTCAATGCATGTTTGGCTGTCCCACCGGGGCAAAATGGACTGCCTTGGAATTTATTGATGAAGCCACTGAAAATGGGGCAGACTTGCTCCTTGATACTGAAGTAACTGAGGTATTACACGAAAATGGAAGAGTAACCGGGATTAGGGCAACCAGAAAAGGAAATACATTTCAGATTTATGGAAAGAACATCATCCTATCAGCGGGTGCCCTTGAAACCCCGCGCATCTTACAGAACTCGGGTATCCCGGAGGCAGGGAAAGGTCTGGCTATGGATGTCTACCAGGCTACCTATGGGTATACCGAAGATGTCGGGATGAAAAACGAGATTATTCTTGGGACCTACTTGGAGCAATTAATTAAGGAGAAGGAATTTTTTGCAGCTACTTACATGTATATTCCCCTTTACCTGGTGAAAGATATCGAGGGATATGCTCCAGAAAAATTAAGTCTAGCAAATCAGATTAAAATTGTTTTTAAATCAAGAAGAATCAATGCCAGCAGGCTGATTGGTATGATGACCAAAATTCGTGATGAGATGAACGGGGAAGTCAGCAATGATGGAACCATCCGAAAAAACTTAACCAAAAAAGATAAAGAAAAGCTGGAGGAAGCTTATGAAATCAATAGGAAAATATTAATTGACGCAGGGGCAAATCCGAATACGATTTATAAGGGCAGTTATGAATCAGGACATCCCTGTTGTACCGCTCCCATCGGGAAGGTTGTCGATGAACATCAGGAAACACGAATTACAGGTTTATTTGTCAGCGATGCAAGTATCTTCCCAAGCCCGCTTGGAATGCCACCTATCTTGACGATTGTAGCTTTTTCCAAAAGATTAGCCAAGTATTTACTTTCTTAA